In Pseudomonas fluorescens, the following are encoded in one genomic region:
- a CDS encoding ATP-binding protein, which translates to MSIERVRIGRPAKNLIIVGSRGVGKTVLLNQMLTDAESIGIHAVYAEASEKRSLSSQVVPQLRAALLCMSTMQASKDAAIRALRALSGFVKSLKRRYQDIEVDFDYEPEPGLADNGDLEGDFATLLTHVGEAARHARTAVVIFIDDLQYVAEPELAALITALHRVSQLSLPVTVVGTGPLQLLDRVGSAKSYAERLFNYPEIGHFSQ; encoded by the coding sequence GTGTCGATCGAACGCGTTCGCATTGGGCGACCAGCAAAAAATCTCATAATTGTTGGGTCACGAGGTGTCGGAAAGACGGTTCTACTGAATCAGATGCTGACGGACGCAGAGTCGATTGGTATCCACGCAGTCTATGCGGAAGCATCGGAAAAGCGGTCGTTGTCTTCCCAGGTTGTCCCACAATTAAGGGCTGCATTGCTTTGCATGAGCACTATGCAAGCGTCCAAAGACGCTGCTATTAGAGCGCTCCGAGCGCTCTCAGGCTTCGTAAAATCACTAAAAAGACGCTACCAAGATATTGAGGTGGATTTCGATTACGAACCCGAGCCGGGGTTGGCCGACAACGGCGATCTCGAAGGGGATTTTGCCACCTTGTTGACTCATGTTGGTGAAGCGGCGCGGCATGCACGGACGGCCGTAGTGATCTTTATCGATGACCTTCAGTACGTCGCTGAACCAGAGTTGGCCGCCCTCATCACGGCCCTGCATCGGGTTTCGCAGTTGAGTCTTCCGGTTACAGTTGTTGGAACTGGCCCGCTCCAATTGCTCGACCGAGTTGGAAGTGCGAAGTCCTATGCTGAGCGTCTGTTCAACTATCCCGAAATAGGCCACTTCAGCCAGTAG
- a CDS encoding LysR substrate-binding domain-containing protein, translated as MKLNPRQLEAFRTVMLTGSMTVAAEALQVSQPAVSRLIRDLEIVLSLRLFRREGNRLIPGAEAQVLYAEVDKFYQGIERIERVAEDLVMLRTGTLRIGSMSTLGLSVVAEGVCRFARNHPEVRTSLDVRNSLGILELTSANQIDIGFVQIPSGEYPGIQAVPLPPTSAVCVMPIDDVLASKDVVTLDDLHKRRLITLNTNNPLQRRITSAMEARGVAGISSVETTAAHSACGMVSGGLGITICDPFTASYSKYPGITFRKLDQDIPFEVSMVFPSHQQRSKLTLDFMRAMESIFKSEFISMIPPVEY; from the coding sequence ATGAAACTAAATCCCCGCCAGTTGGAAGCTTTTAGAACGGTCATGCTCACTGGGAGCATGACCGTCGCAGCTGAAGCTCTTCAGGTAAGCCAGCCCGCCGTTAGCAGGCTCATACGCGACCTTGAAATCGTACTTTCTCTTCGACTGTTTCGCCGCGAGGGTAATCGCCTCATTCCCGGCGCGGAAGCACAGGTCTTGTATGCTGAAGTCGATAAGTTCTATCAGGGTATTGAGCGAATTGAGCGCGTGGCAGAAGACCTGGTAATGCTCCGCACAGGAACTTTGAGGATCGGCTCAATGAGCACTCTTGGTCTCAGTGTTGTGGCTGAAGGGGTTTGTCGCTTTGCAAGAAACCACCCCGAGGTCAGAACATCTTTAGACGTTCGAAACTCTTTGGGAATCCTGGAACTGACATCTGCAAACCAAATTGATATTGGCTTTGTTCAGATTCCTTCGGGAGAGTATCCCGGAATCCAGGCGGTACCTCTGCCGCCCACAAGTGCGGTTTGTGTCATGCCAATTGACGATGTATTGGCCTCAAAAGATGTCGTCACACTTGATGACCTACACAAACGTCGACTGATTACGCTTAACACGAATAATCCGCTACAGCGTCGAATTACGTCAGCAATGGAGGCCCGCGGTGTTGCAGGCATCTCCTCCGTAGAAACCACCGCAGCCCACTCCGCCTGCGGTATGGTTTCCGGTGGGCTCGGAATCACAATATGCGATCCTTTTACCGCTTCGTACTCGAAGTATCCGGGGATTACTTTTAGAAAACTTGATCAAGACATACCATTCGAAGTTTCTATGGTGTTCCCCAGTCATCAGCAACGCTCTAAGTTGACGTTAGACTTTATGCGAGCAATGGAGAGTATATTCAAGTCGGAATTCATTTCCATGATTCCCCCTGTGGAGTATTAA
- a CDS encoding ABC transporter permease, whose amino-acid sequence MLNYTLRRLLLLLPMLLGVSIVVFLVMHFIPGDPAQLAAGPDATAEDVAQIRKNYGLDQPLATQYIIYVKKIASGDFGESFQTFTPVLEGISRTLPATIELTAAGMLLAVIIGVPLGILAALRPRGWLDSSLTTFAVLGISVPGFFLGLILMSIFSASLGWLPPTGRGGWQHLILPAFTLGLPYVATFSRLARSTMMDVLKEDYIRTAYAKGVPSYKVVLKHALSNAAIPLVTVFGMDFGRLLGGAVIVETVFAWPGMGRFLIDAIMARDIYVVQGTVLVFAALVVIINLIVDLVYGILDPRITYN is encoded by the coding sequence GTGCTGAACTACACCCTCCGCAGGTTATTACTCCTGCTACCGATGCTATTGGGAGTATCCATTGTGGTATTCCTGGTGATGCATTTTATTCCGGGCGATCCGGCTCAACTCGCTGCGGGACCTGATGCGACAGCAGAAGACGTTGCGCAAATACGGAAAAACTACGGGCTGGATCAACCGCTCGCTACTCAATACATAATCTATGTAAAAAAAATTGCCAGTGGCGATTTCGGTGAATCGTTCCAGACATTTACCCCGGTGCTGGAAGGCATTTCAAGAACGCTCCCGGCAACTATTGAGCTAACGGCTGCTGGGATGCTGCTGGCAGTAATCATTGGCGTTCCACTGGGTATTCTCGCTGCACTACGACCCAGGGGGTGGCTTGACAGTTCGCTCACCACATTTGCAGTTTTAGGTATCTCGGTACCCGGCTTCTTTCTCGGGCTGATATTGATGTCGATATTTTCAGCGAGTTTGGGGTGGCTACCACCCACCGGAAGAGGAGGGTGGCAGCACTTGATACTGCCTGCATTCACCTTGGGCTTGCCTTACGTTGCCACATTTTCGAGGCTGGCTCGATCCACGATGATGGACGTGCTGAAAGAAGATTATATTCGTACCGCCTACGCCAAAGGTGTGCCCAGCTATAAAGTTGTTCTTAAACATGCACTTTCCAATGCGGCTATTCCACTTGTTACGGTCTTCGGGATGGACTTCGGTCGTCTGCTTGGCGGCGCCGTTATTGTCGAGACTGTATTTGCGTGGCCCGGTATGGGGCGCTTCCTGATTGACGCAATTATGGCTCGAGACATTTATGTGGTCCAAGGAACAGTCCTTGTGTTTGCAGCCTTGGTAGTGATCATCAACTTAATTGTGGACCTCGTATATGGCATCCTCGACCCTCGCATCACTTACAACTGA
- a CDS encoding ABC transporter permease, which yields MQLPKKRRWGFVGFLISNKRWFAFSAFLVILAMIAAAICAPFLFDWDSVTKINLSKSLIGPGTESLLGTDQMGRDLLGRVLWGARITLTVAVSSVGIAMLVGVSVGAACGYYNGAIASLVMRVMDSMIAFPRTLVAILIITVAGNSIFSLTLAIAISTIPIYVRFFAGPVMALRNREFVLASKSIGVGDLRLLLVHILPNIGSLVIIQATVSLAEAILIGSGLSFLGLGPPPPTPEWGSMIAESRPLLTTHPYVLLAPGCALVLTILSFNIVGDALRDYIDPKSRNA from the coding sequence ATGCAACTGCCGAAAAAGCGTCGGTGGGGCTTTGTTGGCTTCCTTATATCCAATAAGCGTTGGTTTGCGTTTAGTGCGTTTCTAGTCATCCTGGCAATGATCGCGGCTGCGATTTGCGCACCTTTCTTGTTTGACTGGGATTCGGTGACTAAAATTAATTTGTCCAAATCTCTTATTGGTCCGGGTACCGAGTCTTTGCTTGGAACAGATCAAATGGGTCGGGACTTGTTGGGAAGAGTCCTGTGGGGCGCACGCATCACACTCACTGTCGCTGTGTCGAGTGTCGGTATTGCGATGCTGGTTGGTGTTTCGGTAGGCGCAGCTTGCGGATATTACAACGGCGCCATCGCCAGTTTGGTAATGCGGGTCATGGATTCCATGATTGCGTTCCCTAGGACCTTGGTAGCAATTCTAATTATTACCGTCGCGGGAAACAGCATCTTCAGTCTGACACTTGCGATTGCCATTTCAACCATCCCTATCTACGTCCGTTTTTTTGCAGGGCCAGTGATGGCGCTGAGAAATCGGGAGTTTGTACTGGCCTCGAAATCCATCGGTGTCGGTGATCTGCGATTGTTGCTGGTGCATATCCTGCCCAATATTGGTTCGCTGGTCATTATTCAGGCAACCGTCTCGTTGGCCGAAGCCATCCTTATTGGTTCCGGGCTTAGCTTCCTGGGACTTGGCCCACCGCCGCCAACGCCGGAGTGGGGTTCGATGATCGCCGAGTCGCGACCGTTGCTGACAACACATCCTTACGTCTTGCTCGCGCCTGGATGCGCCCTTGTCCTGACCATATTGAGCTTCAACATTGTTGGCGATGCGCTACGGGACTATATCGATCCGAAATCGCGAAACGCTTAA
- a CDS encoding ABC transporter substrate-binding protein — protein sequence MSSTKIIERDKMMGRLSFLAVLIRSFSVLGIIGLSASLPTVVHAKETGQITFVQGSDIDTLDPAISRSVPSYNVIDHLFNRLIAWDGKDRSNFVPDLAESWSRTEDGKQWTFVLKQGIKFHDGTDFNAEAVKFNLDRISNPKLGSPHRSFYADILSVEAVSPYQVQITTKNPSPTMLELLAKESSSMNSPTAVAKFGRAYGHHPVGTGPYIFDSWIPNDQAVIERNASFYGEAGKPSKIVFRPVREDSSRVIELRTNNADVAANLSPEAAIELTELKKSTLLRVPSTFQIFFEMNLTKPPFDDARIRRAVSMAIDREALVSKVLLGYGKVPTGPFPEGTQARQAFAPVKYDPEAAKKIINEVYPGGYPGTVVMWTPAGRYTKDRQVAEVVQGYLNAVGLKTEFKVWEWATYQKNLYRPDPGKGTGKGTNDANMWLLGTGISDADIRLRRKLSTGDPQNLTGYSNPDVDKYLKLASRELDEKKRMSYYGQIQQILWEQDADNLPLFDQEQVVGVRKGLNGLDIDYEGTIDFKNVELIDR from the coding sequence ATGAGTTCCACAAAAATAATAGAGCGAGACAAGATGATGGGACGCTTAAGTTTCCTGGCAGTACTCATACGAAGTTTTTCTGTTCTAGGCATCATAGGGCTGTCGGCCAGTTTGCCGACGGTTGTCCATGCCAAAGAGACTGGGCAAATAACCTTCGTCCAGGGCTCTGATATAGATACGTTGGATCCTGCCATTTCGCGCAGCGTACCTTCTTATAATGTAATTGATCACTTGTTTAACAGGTTGATCGCTTGGGATGGAAAAGATCGCTCCAATTTTGTACCTGATTTGGCAGAGTCATGGTCCAGAACGGAAGATGGCAAACAATGGACGTTTGTGTTGAAGCAGGGAATCAAATTCCACGATGGTACGGATTTCAATGCTGAGGCTGTGAAGTTCAACCTAGATAGAATTAGTAACCCTAAATTGGGGTCTCCGCATCGTTCTTTTTATGCGGATATCTTGTCGGTGGAAGCCGTGTCGCCGTATCAGGTACAGATTACGACAAAAAACCCTTCCCCCACCATGCTGGAACTGCTGGCAAAAGAATCCTCGTCAATGAATAGCCCCACAGCGGTTGCTAAATTCGGACGAGCCTATGGACATCATCCAGTCGGTACTGGCCCCTACATTTTTGATAGCTGGATACCCAATGATCAGGCCGTCATTGAAAGGAATGCCTCTTTTTATGGAGAGGCGGGGAAGCCTTCCAAAATTGTATTTCGGCCAGTAAGAGAGGACTCCTCTCGAGTAATTGAACTGCGGACAAATAATGCTGACGTCGCGGCTAATTTGTCGCCAGAAGCCGCGATCGAGCTAACGGAACTCAAAAAATCCACATTGCTCCGCGTGCCCAGTACATTCCAGATTTTCTTTGAAATGAACCTGACAAAGCCGCCATTCGATGACGCGCGTATACGCCGTGCAGTCAGCATGGCAATTGATCGCGAGGCGTTAGTAAGCAAAGTTCTGCTTGGATATGGAAAGGTGCCTACGGGTCCATTTCCCGAAGGTACACAAGCAAGACAGGCGTTTGCTCCGGTCAAGTACGACCCTGAAGCCGCGAAAAAAATCATTAACGAGGTTTATCCAGGAGGCTATCCAGGAACCGTTGTTATGTGGACCCCCGCGGGACGTTATACCAAGGACCGACAAGTCGCCGAGGTTGTTCAAGGTTATCTCAATGCAGTGGGGCTAAAAACCGAGTTCAAAGTATGGGAATGGGCCACTTATCAAAAGAACTTGTATCGCCCTGATCCAGGAAAGGGAACGGGCAAAGGGACCAATGACGCAAACATGTGGTTGCTGGGTACAGGTATTTCTGATGCGGATATTCGCCTGCGCCGGAAGTTGTCTACGGGTGATCCACAGAATTTAACTGGGTATAGCAATCCTGATGTAGACAAATATCTCAAACTTGCCTCTCGTGAGCTGGATGAGAAAAAGCGCATGTCCTATTACGGTCAGATCCAACAGATTCTATGGGAACAGGATGCAGACAATCTGCCTCTTTTTGACCAAGAGCAAGTTGTCGGCGTGCGCAAAGGTTTGAATGGTCTTGATATTGATTATGAAGGGACCATCGATTTTAAGAATGTAGAACTTATTGACCGGTGA
- the argH gene encoding argininosuccinate lyase: MSNAHANETLLTDARLSAPPAERMVKYHDIPALETEKRQFHEFVEVDLAHTVMLVEQKILSASVGQAILAELRRIREMSPSDFPFDVKKGSFLLQVESYLFSKIGEDSAGQMHTGRSRIDQGATVRRLYDRKRILVVLDRINEFQAALIHKAAQHSSTIMPGYTHMQHAQPWVFGHYLLSFTSRLHDSFNRLMQAYSRVNRNPLGAVGLAGTSWPLDRARTTHLLGFDSLVENSKLGREAWYAAETIGALSFVMADLNDLATDLHIWSSVEFATVESHDGYCGTSSIFPQKKNPSGLETIKKAAGGSVTWLSTALATFRSEGTGDQAMRDLPLIHDALAITEGMLDLFTGIIETLVVHEDRMAALLSGSWCTASNLADVIVRDRGISFRQVHHVVARLVRNSLLAGVSPGMVTGAALDQAAMETIGSTLQYSDAQVRDTLNPRRFVETRISAGGVGPGEIKRLLSIARKELQEDCEWVSQHRLKVAQSRADLDTAISKIVD, from the coding sequence ATGTCGAATGCACATGCCAACGAAACCCTGTTAACTGATGCTCGTTTGAGTGCCCCTCCTGCTGAGCGCATGGTCAAATACCATGACATTCCTGCTCTTGAAACCGAGAAGCGGCAATTTCATGAATTCGTTGAAGTTGACCTGGCTCATACCGTAATGCTCGTAGAGCAGAAAATTCTGTCTGCATCCGTAGGGCAAGCCATCCTGGCGGAGCTTCGACGGATACGGGAAATGTCTCCATCAGATTTTCCGTTTGATGTGAAGAAAGGCAGCTTTCTACTCCAGGTTGAATCGTACCTGTTCTCCAAAATTGGTGAAGATTCGGCAGGGCAAATGCATACAGGCCGCAGTCGTATCGACCAAGGTGCGACAGTGCGTCGTCTGTACGACCGCAAGCGCATTCTTGTCGTGCTGGATCGCATCAATGAATTTCAGGCGGCACTGATTCACAAGGCTGCTCAGCACTCGAGCACGATCATGCCGGGCTATACACATATGCAGCACGCTCAGCCCTGGGTCTTTGGCCACTATCTGCTGAGTTTTACTTCGAGACTGCACGATAGTTTCAATCGCCTGATGCAGGCATACAGCAGGGTCAATCGAAATCCTCTCGGAGCCGTGGGGCTGGCCGGTACCTCCTGGCCTTTGGACCGGGCGCGTACGACGCATTTATTGGGTTTTGACAGCCTTGTGGAAAACTCCAAACTGGGCCGAGAAGCGTGGTACGCGGCAGAGACAATCGGCGCTTTGTCATTCGTTATGGCTGACTTGAACGACCTCGCTACCGATCTGCACATCTGGTCGAGTGTCGAATTCGCGACGGTGGAGAGCCACGACGGTTACTGCGGCACCAGCAGCATTTTCCCGCAGAAGAAAAATCCCAGTGGCCTTGAAACCATCAAGAAGGCAGCGGGTGGGTCCGTTACCTGGCTCAGCACGGCGCTGGCGACGTTCAGGTCCGAAGGGACTGGCGATCAAGCAATGCGTGACTTGCCATTGATACATGATGCCCTTGCGATCACCGAAGGGATGCTCGATCTGTTCACCGGTATCATCGAAACACTGGTTGTGCATGAGGACCGGATGGCGGCTCTCTTGTCGGGGAGCTGGTGCACAGCGAGCAATCTCGCCGATGTTATCGTTCGAGATCGAGGTATCTCGTTCCGTCAGGTTCACCACGTGGTGGCGCGCCTGGTTCGTAACAGCTTGCTCGCCGGTGTATCGCCGGGAATGGTGACGGGTGCTGCACTGGATCAAGCCGCTATGGAAACCATCGGTTCAACGCTCCAGTACTCTGACGCGCAGGTCCGCGATACGTTGAATCCGCGTCGGTTTGTTGAAACCCGGATCTCTGCGGGTGGAGTAGGCCCGGGTGAAATCAAGCGGTTGTTGTCGATTGCGCGAAAAGAGCTTCAGGAGGACTGCGAGTGGGTTTCCCAACATCGGCTGAAGGTCGCCCAATCTCGTGCAGACCTCGATACCGCCATCTCGAAGATTGTCGATTAA
- a CDS encoding dipeptide ABC transporter ATP-binding protein produces the protein MNENLVVRVKNLSVGFGAIGRESTVVRDVSFEVMRGQTLAIVGESGSGKSVTSMAMMGLIKRAGGRILSGSMELQTKDNKVIDLVSAPESVMRHLRGSSMSMIFQEPMTSLNPVFKISSQLTEAIVLHKHCSRAEAEAQALRMLDLVRIPDAKQIMNRFPHELSGGMRQRIMIAMSLVCEPTLLIADEPTTALDVTVQAQILRIIKELQSSLAMGVIFITHDMGVVAEVADKVMVMKKGKTVEQGSARAILQSPQQPYTRALLAAVPKIGSMHGTCLPAKFPLIDDKTAETSPESEALCNVAPDYKHPPILSVKSLSIRYDLKGGLFGKVKRRVHAVEAIDFDIYSGETLALVGESGCGKSTSARAIAGLMPIQGGDIFFGGKNLASLNKSGLKTLRRDIQMVFQDPYASLNPRLTIEDSLLEPLHVHNIARGAEARKQVRNLLERVGLSAEHAQRYPHEFSGGQRQRICIARALTLSPKLIIADEAVSALDVSIQAQVINLLQDLQRDMGISFLFISHDLAVVERVSHRVGVMYHGRIVEIGPRRSVFENPHHAYTQKLLSAVPSADLNVPRKPFSLMEEVVPSRIYDINYQAPDVSYLEVAPGHFVANSAIM, from the coding sequence ATGAACGAGAATTTGGTAGTTCGCGTTAAAAACCTGAGTGTGGGGTTCGGCGCTATTGGGCGCGAATCGACCGTCGTACGTGACGTTTCGTTTGAGGTGATGCGTGGTCAGACGCTTGCGATCGTTGGCGAGTCCGGTTCCGGTAAATCCGTAACTTCAATGGCGATGATGGGGCTGATCAAGCGAGCCGGTGGCAGGATTCTTTCAGGTTCGATGGAGCTGCAAACCAAAGACAACAAAGTAATCGATCTGGTATCCGCTCCCGAGTCCGTGATGCGTCATCTCAGAGGGTCCTCAATGTCGATGATCTTCCAGGAACCAATGACCTCGCTGAATCCGGTCTTCAAGATAAGCTCTCAACTCACCGAGGCCATTGTTCTGCATAAGCACTGCAGTCGTGCAGAAGCTGAAGCCCAAGCGTTACGTATGCTGGACCTGGTACGCATCCCTGATGCGAAGCAGATCATGAACCGATTTCCCCACGAGCTTTCCGGTGGAATGCGCCAGCGCATCATGATTGCCATGTCACTGGTTTGTGAGCCGACATTGCTGATCGCCGATGAACCGACAACCGCGCTGGACGTAACAGTCCAGGCGCAGATTCTGCGTATCATCAAGGAGCTGCAAAGCAGCCTGGCAATGGGCGTTATCTTTATCACGCACGATATGGGTGTCGTGGCAGAAGTCGCAGATAAAGTGATGGTGATGAAAAAAGGCAAGACCGTCGAGCAGGGTTCCGCCAGGGCTATTTTGCAGTCACCTCAGCAACCCTATACCCGCGCACTGCTGGCCGCGGTTCCTAAAATTGGTTCAATGCACGGCACTTGTTTGCCCGCGAAATTTCCCTTGATCGATGATAAAACGGCTGAAACCTCACCGGAATCGGAGGCACTCTGTAACGTTGCTCCTGATTACAAACATCCGCCTATCCTCAGCGTAAAGTCGTTATCCATTCGCTACGATCTCAAGGGCGGTCTCTTTGGGAAAGTCAAACGTCGGGTTCATGCCGTCGAAGCCATCGACTTTGACATTTACTCAGGTGAAACACTGGCTCTGGTGGGAGAATCCGGGTGTGGCAAATCGACCAGCGCGCGCGCAATCGCCGGCCTGATGCCCATACAGGGAGGAGATATCTTCTTCGGTGGTAAAAACCTTGCGTCGTTGAACAAGAGCGGTTTAAAGACGCTGCGTCGAGACATTCAAATGGTCTTTCAAGACCCTTATGCATCTCTCAACCCGCGACTGACGATCGAGGACAGCCTTTTAGAGCCGCTGCACGTTCATAACATTGCCCGTGGCGCTGAGGCACGCAAGCAGGTTCGAAACCTGTTGGAGCGAGTTGGGTTGTCTGCTGAACATGCGCAACGTTATCCGCACGAGTTTTCCGGAGGACAGCGGCAGCGGATCTGCATCGCGCGCGCGTTGACGCTATCGCCCAAGCTGATCATTGCCGATGAGGCGGTATCGGCACTGGACGTGTCCATTCAAGCTCAAGTGATTAATCTTCTGCAGGATTTGCAGCGTGATATGGGGATTTCATTCCTTTTCATCTCCCATGATCTTGCGGTGGTTGAGCGGGTCAGTCATCGGGTTGGTGTGATGTACCATGGTCGTATTGTTGAAATCGGCCCGCGACGTTCGGTATTCGAAAATCCACACCACGCCTACACCCAGAAGTTATTAAGCGCAGTTCCTTCGGCTGATTTAAACGTCCCCAGGAAACCGTTCAGCCTTATGGAGGAAGTTGTGCCGAGCAGAATTTACGACATTAACTATCAAGCACCGGATGTGAGCTATCTGGAAGTGGCGCCTGGCCACTTTGTTGCTAATTCGGCCATTATGTAG
- a CDS encoding OprD family outer membrane porin, which produces MNKGKMVLGLTLAAIYQHGYSSGFLDDSKATVSSRSLYFEGDQRGTNGVDQRQSVTGLRFDFSSGYTQGLIGFGLDIQGLLGVNLGGGISPHSTSTSNTVSPVDSDGTPVDNWSRLGANAKIKLSKTELKAGNALAPNLPILVANDSRLLPQSFQGAMVTSKEFGDVTYTAGQLNRAIGRASSNWAGISAGGRKGSDAFRFAGADWKPTKDLMLQYYYAQLEDYYGQSFLGLIHDFQISPEQSFKTDLRYFNSHSDGKNGSNTNYKYKNGYNAGGLGEINNNTWSAAFTYTLGGNSLTLGHQRVSDGGGMPYVTNGNLVDGHGRPEGEGGASVYLYTDIMINNFTRAGENSSFGIYRYDFAGVGVPGFKAQWTYVKGQDIRGIGNATTGRYSEWESDYRLDYAIQSGSLKGLGVSLRRGNYRTQLPTTTAQDQDQTRFYINYTYSLW; this is translated from the coding sequence ATGAACAAGGGCAAAATGGTGCTCGGCCTTACCTTGGCCGCAATATATCAACACGGCTACTCTTCCGGTTTTCTGGATGACAGCAAAGCCACTGTTAGCTCTCGCTCGCTCTATTTTGAAGGGGATCAGCGTGGGACTAACGGAGTGGATCAGCGCCAGTCAGTAACAGGTTTGAGATTTGATTTCAGCTCTGGTTACACGCAAGGACTTATAGGGTTCGGGCTTGATATCCAGGGATTGCTGGGTGTGAACCTGGGTGGTGGCATTTCTCCTCACAGCACCTCTACCAGTAATACCGTCAGCCCCGTAGATTCAGATGGCACCCCGGTTGATAACTGGAGCCGCCTAGGTGCCAATGCCAAGATCAAGCTATCCAAAACCGAGTTGAAGGCAGGCAATGCGCTGGCTCCCAACCTACCGATCCTGGTAGCCAATGACTCGCGCCTTCTTCCTCAGTCCTTTCAAGGCGCAATGGTTACCTCCAAAGAGTTTGGTGACGTTACCTATACGGCAGGTCAACTAAACCGCGCTATCGGTCGAGCCTCCAGTAACTGGGCCGGCATTTCTGCGGGGGGGCGCAAGGGTTCCGATGCATTCCGTTTTGCGGGCGCAGACTGGAAGCCCACGAAGGACTTGATGCTTCAGTATTATTATGCGCAACTGGAAGATTACTACGGTCAATCCTTTCTAGGTTTGATCCATGATTTCCAGATATCACCTGAGCAGTCCTTCAAAACTGATCTGCGCTACTTCAATAGCCATTCGGATGGAAAAAATGGTAGTAATACCAATTACAAATACAAAAATGGTTATAACGCTGGCGGATTAGGGGAAATAAATAACAATACGTGGTCTGCCGCTTTTACTTATACGCTTGGCGGCAATTCACTGACCCTGGGGCATCAGCGCGTCAGTGATGGCGGTGGTATGCCCTATGTTACCAACGGCAACCTGGTTGATGGTCACGGGCGCCCGGAGGGAGAAGGAGGCGCCAGCGTCTACCTTTACACCGATATCATGATTAACAACTTTACCCGCGCGGGTGAAAACTCCAGTTTTGGTATTTATCGATATGACTTTGCTGGCGTTGGCGTTCCTGGGTTTAAAGCACAATGGACGTACGTCAAAGGTCAGGATATCCGAGGTATTGGTAATGCAACGACCGGGCGATATAGCGAATGGGAGAGTGATTATCGGTTGGACTATGCGATCCAAAGCGGTTCGCTTAAAGGATTAGGCGTTTCACTTCGTCGCGGAAACTATCGCACCCAGCTCCCGACAACTACGGCCCAGGATCAGGACCAAACCCGCTTTTACATAAATTACACCTATTCGCTTTGGTAA
- a CDS encoding RidA family protein gives MPYREIIIPDSMRPIVERAGYVPAVKFGDTLYCAGQVGRTPELDVIQDPEQQFISAWENLDRVLAAGGCSFEDVVEMTTYHMGMSQHMPLFREVKNRVFPKGLCAWTCIGVSELAHPGLLVEIKCVAVRQTYSE, from the coding sequence ATGCCGTACCGTGAAATCATCATTCCAGACTCTATGAGGCCCATCGTTGAACGAGCGGGTTACGTCCCAGCAGTCAAGTTCGGCGACACACTGTACTGTGCCGGTCAGGTGGGAAGAACTCCTGAACTGGACGTTATCCAAGATCCTGAGCAACAGTTCATCAGCGCCTGGGAAAATCTTGACCGCGTGCTCGCCGCTGGAGGCTGCAGCTTTGAGGATGTGGTCGAGATGACTACCTATCACATGGGTATGTCGCAGCATATGCCCTTGTTTCGTGAGGTGAAGAATCGGGTATTCCCCAAAGGTCTTTGCGCTTGGACGTGCATAGGTGTCAGTGAATTGGCACATCCGGGACTGTTGGTGGAAATCAAGTGTGTGGCAGTGCGGCAAACTTATAGTGAGTGA
- a CDS encoding AbrB/MazE/SpoVT family DNA-binding domain-containing protein has product MTEAQRWTVKCQDPADGSGDVIIDLPPDLLASLGLSISDVLTIEVIDGAIVLTPKSSDSATP; this is encoded by the coding sequence ATGACCGAAGCCCAGCGCTGGACAGTGAAATGCCAAGACCCTGCGGATGGAAGCGGCGACGTCATCATTGACTTGCCGCCTGACCTACTCGCCAGTTTAGGATTGAGCATCAGCGACGTACTGACCATTGAAGTGATCGACGGCGCGATAGTTCTGACGCCTAAGTCGAGCGACTCAGCTACACCCTGA